The genome window TGCAGACTACAAGAACACCTTCGCGAACCCCTACAAGGCCGCGGAGCTCGGCTTCATCGACGAGGTCATCCACCCGCGCACGCTCCGCGCGCGGCTGTCGCGCTCGCTCGACCTGCTGAAGGACAAGCGCGACACGAACCCGCCGCGCAAACACACGAACCTGCCGCTCTAGGGCGGTTAGCGAGCTCGCGAAGTGTCCCAGCTGCCTCCTTCAATCTCCTACTCTTCTGGCCTCGGTCTTACCGCCTGTGGTAATACTCTCCCATGCGCATCACCACGAAGGGTCAGGTCACGATCCCGCAGGAGATTCGGGAAGAGCTGGGCCTCCTCCCGAACACTGAGGTCACCTTCGACATCGTCGACGGCGAGGCGCGGCTCCGCAAAGTGACGCGTGGTGGCAAGCTCTCGCGCGGCGACGGAGTGCTGGCCCATCTCCGCAGCGTGCGCCCCTCGAACAAGCTCTCCACGGACGAGATCATGGCGCTCATGCGCGGCAAGTCGTGAGACCGCGAGCGAGCGCCGGAGGCGGATCCGAAGGCGCAGAGCTGCTTTGAAGACGCTCGTCGACACGAACGTGCTCCTCGACATCATCACGCGCGATCCGAAGTGGCTCTCGTGGTCCGAGGTCGCGCTCCGCGAGGCCGCGGAGCGGTCCACACTGGCCATCAACCCGATCGTGTTCGCCGAGGTGAGCATGAAGTTCGACCGTATCGAGGCCGCGGACGCGGCGCTCGTCGACTTCGTGCGCGAGCCGCTGCCCTACGAAGCCGGGTTTCTCGCTGGGAAGGCCTTCCTCGCCTACAGGCGCCGCGGCGGGGAGAAGCGCTCGCCCATGCCCGACTTCTACGTGGGCGCCCACGCGGTCATCGGGCGCATGACCCTACTCACCCGCGACGCGGCTCGGTACCGGACCTACTTCCCAGGGCTCAAGGTCATCGCTCCGTAGCATTGGTTCGGTATCCATCGCGCGAGATCCCGAGGTCCGTCGCACGTGAAGTGCCGCCGCCTCGCGGGTCGCTCACGACCGCGAGCCGGGAGCCTCCCGACGCCCGATTTCGACCCCCGCGCACCCGAGAGGCCCATCGGCGACGCTCATCGCGACTGCTAGGTCGCGGGAGCTCGAGGCGGCTGCTACCTTCCTGGCATGCGCTCACGACGCTGGGTGTGGGCCCTGGGGGGGTGTCTGGGGGTGTGTCTGGGGGTGTGTCTCGGGGCCGCGTGCGCGGCGCCGGACGCACCGGGGCCAGCAGCAGAAGGCGGCAGTGACGCGGCCGCGCCCGACGGCCGCTACGTGCCAACGCCGACCGCGTGTTTCGGCGCCTCCCCCAGGTTCAAGACGTGCGGAGGGCTCTGCGGGAACGCGCGTCGTGACGACTGCGTCGTGACGTTTGGGGCCGGGGACCAACAGAGGCAAAGCCTCCGCGTCACCGAGCCGTGTGACGCCGCCGACCTCGGCGAAGCGACCTGCGCCTCACTCAAGTACGGCGGCGGGACCCTTCGCTGCCACACGACGTGCGACTACGACACCGGGGACTGCGATGCCTGCGCGAGGGGCGGCTCCATCGTCGCGTGTGGGCGCGTCGCGGCCGACACCGTCGCGCCGGAAGCCCTCTCCCTCGCGGCCACCGACGACGCCGTGGCGCTCGCGTGGGTCGCCGAGACGGCGCCCGGCGGCGGCGCGACGGTGCATGTCGCGCTCTACGCGCGCGACTTCGCGCGTATCGCGCACACGACCTTCGCGACGGAGTGCTTCGCCCCGCTGTACGAGCGGCGAGTGGCGATTGCTGCAGTGCCCACCGGCTGGATCCTCGCCGTTCAGGGAGGCGCCGGGGTCACCGTGCGCGCGCTCGATGCCCAAGGGGGCGCTCGCGGGGCCGCCCGCGTGGTCCCGGGTGC of Myxococcales bacterium contains these proteins:
- a CDS encoding AbrB/MazE/SpoVT family DNA-binding domain-containing protein, whose amino-acid sequence is MRITTKGQVTIPQEIREELGLLPNTEVTFDIVDGEARLRKVTRGGKLSRGDGVLAHLRSVRPSNKLSTDEIMALMRGKS
- a CDS encoding type II toxin-antitoxin system VapC family toxin yields the protein MKTLVDTNVLLDIITRDPKWLSWSEVALREAAERSTLAINPIVFAEVSMKFDRIEAADAALVDFVREPLPYEAGFLAGKAFLAYRRRGGEKRSPMPDFYVGAHAVIGRMTLLTRDAARYRTYFPGLKVIAP